In the Acidobacteriota bacterium genome, one interval contains:
- the rpsK gene encoding 30S ribosomal protein S11, which translates to MAKSDSSGSQKAGRPKKRKKVFKKRGEKRVVPHAVAHIQASFNNTIITITDADGATLSWSSAGGIGFKGSRKGTPFAATQAATTAGHSAKAFGVRTVDVLVKGPGAGRESAIRALQQAAGLEVKSIRDVTPIPHNGCRPPKRRRV; encoded by the coding sequence ATGGCCAAATCCGACAGTTCCGGTTCACAGAAGGCCGGACGTCCAAAGAAGCGGAAGAAGGTTTTCAAGAAGCGGGGCGAGAAGCGGGTTGTGCCGCATGCGGTGGCGCATATCCAGGCCTCCTTCAACAACACGATCATCACGATCACCGACGCCGACGGGGCAACGTTGTCGTGGTCGAGCGCCGGTGGCATCGGGTTCAAGGGGTCGCGGAAGGGGACGCCGTTCGCCGCGACCCAGGCCGCGACAACCGCGGGGCATTCGGCGAAGGCGTTCGGAGTACGGACGGTGGACGTGCTGGTGAAGGGCCCCGGGGCGGGACGCGAGTCCGCCATTCGGGCGCTCCAGCAGGCGGCGGGACTCGAGGTGAAGTCGATCCGCGACGTTACCCCGATCCCGCACAACGGGTGCCGTCCGCCGAAGCGGCGGCGCGTGTGA
- the rpsM gene encoding 30S ribosomal protein S13 — MARIVGVDLPQSKRIEVGLTYIYGIGPKRSTDILSVASVSPDVRVKDLTEDDVRRITRAMEGAGRVEGDLRKEVSLNIKRLLEIGCYRGLRHRRNLPVRGQRTNTNARTRKGPKRGAVAKKKKT; from the coding sequence ATGGCACGAATTGTCGGAGTCGACCTGCCGCAGTCGAAGCGGATTGAGGTGGGGCTCACCTACATCTACGGAATCGGACCGAAACGCTCGACCGATATTCTCTCGGTGGCGAGCGTCAGCCCCGATGTTCGGGTGAAGGACCTGACCGAGGACGACGTGCGGAGAATCACCCGCGCGATGGAGGGCGCAGGTCGCGTGGAAGGCGACCTCCGGAAGGAGGTCTCGCTGAACATCAAGCGCCTGCTGGAGATTGGCTGCTACCGTGGACTGCGCCACCGGCGCAACCTGCCGGTGCGCGGCCAGCGGACTAACACGAACGCACGGACCCGAAAGGGCCCGAAGCGCGGCGCGGTCGCCAAGAAGAAGAAGACGTAG
- the rpmJ gene encoding 50S ribosomal protein L36, with protein MKVRASVRRMCSKCKIIRRRGVVRVICTNPKHKQRQG; from the coding sequence ATGAAGGTGAGAGCATCGGTTCGGCGCATGTGCAGCAAGTGCAAGATCATCCGCCGCCGCGGCGTGGTACGGGTCATCTGCACCAACCCGAAGCACAAGCAGCGGCAGGGCTAG
- the map gene encoding type I methionyl aminopeptidase, with protein sequence MIACKTPAEVQRMRLANALVADILGELRTIVADGVTTRELDEIAEERVHAAGAVPAFKGYHGYPATLCTSINDEVVHGIPSGRQLRDGDVVSIDLGVVLEDYYGDAAVTVPVGAIDGSIGNLLRVTEESLHQAIDHARPGGRVSDLGHAVQQHVESHGYSVVREFVGHGIGRSLHEEPQVPNYGRPGRGPRLAVGMVLAIEPMVAMGNPDVRVLNDGWTAVTRDGSTAAHFEHTVAITDEGPMVLSRPLAASSAAGKADSVAGAASPAVDGV encoded by the coding sequence ATGATTGCCTGCAAGACGCCCGCGGAGGTGCAGCGCATGCGGCTGGCGAACGCGCTCGTGGCCGACATCCTGGGCGAGCTGCGGACCATCGTCGCCGATGGCGTTACGACGCGGGAACTGGATGAGATCGCGGAGGAACGCGTGCACGCGGCCGGGGCGGTACCCGCCTTCAAGGGCTATCACGGGTATCCGGCGACGCTATGCACGTCGATCAACGACGAGGTTGTCCACGGCATCCCGTCGGGCCGGCAGCTCCGCGACGGTGACGTGGTGTCGATCGATCTCGGAGTCGTGCTCGAGGACTACTACGGCGACGCGGCGGTCACCGTCCCGGTCGGCGCCATCGACGGCTCGATTGGCAACCTGTTGCGGGTGACCGAGGAATCGCTGCACCAGGCCATCGATCACGCGCGGCCGGGCGGCCGGGTGTCGGATCTGGGCCATGCGGTGCAGCAGCATGTCGAATCGCACGGTTACTCGGTCGTACGGGAGTTCGTGGGGCATGGCATCGGCCGAAGCCTGCACGAGGAGCCGCAGGTGCCGAACTACGGAAGGCCGGGCCGAGGCCCGCGGCTCGCCGTCGGCATGGTGCTGGCCATCGAGCCGATGGTGGCGATGGGCAATCCCGACGTGCGGGTGCTGAACGACGGCTGGACCGCGGTCACCCGGGACGGCAGCACGGCGGCCCACTTCGAGCACACCGTGGCGATCACGGACGAGGGACCGATGGTGCTGAGCCGCCCGCTGGCGGCATCCAGCGCGGCCGGGAAGGCGGACAGCGTGGCCGGCGCGGCAAGCCCCGCCGTCGACGGTGTCTGA
- a CDS encoding adenylate kinase, with translation MDNLAAQLNLVLLGPPGAGKGTQAIRLAAAWGIPHISTGNMLREAVRAGTELGRRAQAVIDGGRLVNDEIMIGIVQERIARPDAARGFVLDGFPRTLPQAEALDGLLDGRDPLVVIDLAVPDPELIRRLSKRRLCTSCGLIVGAAEGDPPVVCEECGGVLHQRNDDREPVVRERLQVYRRSTQPLLDYYGGRTTFRAVDGTQPPDNVAAATADAVEALSPVRRSA, from the coding sequence ATGGACAATCTTGCAGCGCAGCTCAACCTGGTGCTGCTGGGGCCGCCCGGCGCCGGCAAGGGAACGCAGGCGATCCGTCTCGCCGCCGCGTGGGGGATTCCCCATATCTCGACCGGCAACATGCTGCGCGAAGCGGTGCGGGCCGGCACGGAGCTGGGCCGGAGGGCGCAGGCGGTCATCGACGGCGGCCGGCTGGTGAATGACGAGATCATGATTGGCATCGTCCAGGAACGGATCGCCCGGCCGGACGCGGCGCGCGGCTTCGTCCTCGACGGCTTTCCGCGAACCCTGCCGCAGGCCGAGGCGCTTGACGGGTTGCTGGATGGCCGCGACCCGCTGGTGGTGATTGACCTGGCAGTGCCGGATCCGGAACTGATCCGGCGGTTGTCGAAGCGGCGGCTGTGCACCAGTTGCGGGCTGATCGTAGGCGCGGCGGAAGGCGATCCTCCGGTCGTCTGCGAGGAGTGCGGCGGCGTGCTCCACCAGCGCAACGACGACCGGGAGCCGGTCGTGCGCGAGCGGCTCCAGGTGTACCGCCGGAGCACGCAGCCGCTGTTGGACTATTACGGCGGCCGGACGACGTTCCGCGCCGTGGATGGAACGCAGCCCCCCGACAATGTGGCGGCAGCGACCGCCGACGCGGTGGAGGCGCTCTCGCCGGTGCGGCGGAGCGCCTAG